One part of the Aspergillus luchuensis IFO 4308 DNA, chromosome 5, nearly complete sequence genome encodes these proteins:
- a CDS encoding 2,4'-dihydroxyacetophenone dioxygenase family protein (COG:S;~EggNog:ENOG410PWCY;~InterPro:IPR014710,IPR011051,IPR025979;~PFAM:PF12973), whose protein sequence is MTSASTTDRPKATAIPYQGAPLPNVPEDLVVPNIVNLDFEERLWVPQAPDVWFRPILFNVTQGYFVNLLRVRRSGILSRHRHTGPVHATVLKGKWHYLEHPWWATEGSHAFEPPGDIHTLEVPDGVEEMVTLFHVTGAYIYVDPVGNPLGVEDVFSKLASARAHYEKVGLGAEYVDQFVR, encoded by the coding sequence ATGACATCCGCATCGACCACCGACCGGCCCAAAGCGACAGCCATTCCCTACCAGGGAGCCCCCCTCCCGAATGTCCCAGAAGACCTCGTCGTACCAAATATCGTGAACCTCGACTTCGAAGAAAGACTATGGGTTCCCCAAGCGCCAGACGTCTGGTTCCGTCCGATTCTATTCAACGTCACACAAGGCTACTTCGTCAATCTACTTCGTGTTCGTCGCTCCGGCATCTTGTCGCGCCACCGCCATACGGGACCCGTCCACGCAACTGTTCTAAAAGGGAAATGGCACTATCTTGAGCATCCGTGGTGGGCAACCGAGGGTAGTCATGCTTTCGAGCCTCCGGGCGACATTCACACGCTGGAGGTCCCGGATGGGGTCGAGGAAATGGTTACTTTGTTTCATGTTACCGGTGCATACATTTACGTTGATCCGGTGGGAAACCCGCTGGGCGTGGAGGATGTGTTTTCGAAGCTGGCTAGTGCGAGGGCGCATTATGAGAAGGTCGGGCTTGGGGCGGAGTATGTCGATCAATTTGTTCGTTGA
- a CDS encoding aldo/keto reductase (COG:C;~EggNog:ENOG410PJ9A;~InterPro:IPR023210,IPR036812;~PFAM:PF00248) → MSLFAPAPKPASRLGYHRVLAPSAGVKVSPLCLGAMNFGDSWKEFMGECNKEQTFALLDEFYRLGGNFIDTANNYQFEESEKWIGEWMAARGNRDQMVIATKYTTGFRTAKRDTEPLQSNFVGNSMKSMRVSVEHSLKKLQTDYIDLLYLHWWDFTSSVEEVMHGLNNLVASGKVLYLGVSDTPAWVVVKANDYARAHGLRPFSVYQGRWNAGFRDLEREVIPMCRDQGMAIAPWAPLGAGKFKSAEARKSDAGSGSARGAELSETDIKVSDALEKVAKRKNTTLHAIALAYVMHKTPNVFPIIGQRKIEHLQANVEALSVSLSDEDLDEIDSASSFDVGFPMNFIFRDSYSSRNTAADVWLTKASALIDAPPHASPVPPRQE, encoded by the exons ATGTCTCTCTTCGCCCCCGCCCCCAAGCCCGCGAGCCGTCTCGGCTACCACCGTGTATTGGCACCCTCTGCTGGTGTTAAAGTCTCCCCATTGTGTCTGGGAGCTATGAACTTTGGAGACTCATG GAAGGAATTCATGGGAGAATGCAACAAGGAGCAGACCTTTGCCCTGCTAGATGAATTTTACAGACTCGGAGGCAACTTCATCGACAC GGCCAACAACTATCAGTTCGAAGAATCCGAGAAATGGATCGGAGAGTGGATGGCTGCTCGCGGGAACCGCGACCAGATGGT CATCGCAACCAAATACACAACAGGCTTCCGCACCGCCAAGCGCGACACCGAGCCTCTCCAATCCAACTTCGTCGGCAACTCCATGAAGAGTATGCGGGTCTCCGTCGAGCACAGTCTCAAGAAGCTTCAGACTGACTACATTGACCTCCTGTACCTGCACTGGTGGGACTTTACTTCCTCCGTGGAAGAGGTCATGCACGGACTCAACAATCTGGTTGCATCGGGCAAGGTTCTCTACCTCGGTGTCTCCGATACCCCCGCCTGGGTTGTCGTCAAGGCCAACGACTACGCTCGGGCCCACGGCCTCCGTCCCTTCTCCGTGTACCAAGGAAGATGGAACGCCGGATTCAGAGACCTCGAGAGAGAGGTGATTCCCATGTGCAGGGACCAAGGGATGGCGATTGCGCCCTGGGCACCGCTTGGGGCAGGCAAATTCAAGTCTGCCGAGGCGCGCAAGAGTGACGCCGGCTCTGGCAGCGCACGCGGCGCCGAATTGAGCGAGACTGATATCAAGGTCTCGGATGCGTTGGAGAAGGttgcgaagaggaagaacacGACTTTGCATGCTATT GCCCTAGCTTACGTCATGCACAAGACACCTAATGTGTTTCCCATCATCGGTCAACGCAAGATTGAGCATCTCCAAGCCAACGTGGAGGCTTTGAGCGTGAGCCTCTCCGATGAGGACCTCGATGAGATTGATAGTGCATCTTCGTTCGATGTCGGGTTCCCGATGAACTTCATTTTCCGTGACTCTTACTCGTCGCGCAACACGGCTGCCGATGTCTGGTTGACCAAGGCCTCGGCCCTTATTGATGCGCCTCCCCACGCGTCACCTGTGCCGCCTCGTCAGGAATAG
- a CDS encoding uncharacterized protein (COG:Q;~EggNog:ENOG410PKT8;~InterPro:IPR036291,IPR002347;~PFAM:PF08659,PF00106,PF13561;~go_process: GO:0055114 - oxidation-reduction process [Evidence IEA]) codes for MTGTTPTHVTAQRLQGKTALITGGAQGFGKAIGIKFIAEGARVLVLDIIEPPEEFKGDFSNNITYVRGDVTSLDDWQKALGQALSVYGHLDIVVNNAGVLHKAQPSIELSDEEWERVFRVNVKQIHLSTKTIIPYLLKEKRAGLFINTSSASGARPRPNLVWYGASKGAVNTATKGLAIEWAPHNIRVNAVCPSVGDTAMMPLFLGHNSSEEAQAKMLSSIPLGRVCQPSDVANTVAFLASDEAAYLTGVCLEVDGGRGI; via the exons ATGACAGGCACCACGCCCACACATGTCACCGCCCAGAGACTTCAGGGTAAGACAGCCCTAATCACAGGCGGAGCACAGGGATTCGGCAAAGCAATTGGGATCAAGTTTATTGCCGAAGGTGCCCGGGTTCTAGTTCTCGATATTATCGAGCCGCCGGAAGAGTTCAAAGGTGACTTTTCGAACAACATAACCTATGTTCGAGGAGATGTGACCTCTCTGGACGATTGGCAGAAAGCTCTCGGACAAGCTTTATCTGTTTATGGACACTTGGATATAGTTGTCAACAATGCTGGTGTATTACACAAGGCACAGCCGTCCATTGAGCTCAGTGACGAGGAATGGGAGCGAGTCTTCCGCGTCAACGTGAAGCAAATTCACCTCAGCACCAAGACGATCATTCCCTACTtgctgaaagagaagagggctGGGCTTTTCATCAACACCTCCAGTGCTAGTGGTGCTCGACCCCGTCCCAATTTAGTGTGGTATGGAGCAAGCAAAGGCGCGGTTAATACG GCTACAAAGGGACTTGCCATCGAATGGGCACCGCATAACATTCGCGTGAATGCCGTCTGCCCATCTGTTGGGGATACAGCCATGATGCCGCTTTTCCTGGGTCACAACTCTAGTGAAGAGGCACAGGCGAAAATGCTAAGCAGCATACCGCTGGGTCGGGTATGCCAACCCAGTGATGTGGCCAACACGGTAGCCTTTTTGGCAAGTGATGAGGCGGCTTATCTGACGGGGGTATGCTTGGAGGTTGATGGCGGCCGTGGGATATAG
- a CDS encoding uncharacterized protein (COG:S;~EggNog:ENOG410PN1U;~TransMembrane:2 (i17-37o57-83i)): MPAVLIWHLQMDRRTKIALAGVLSLGALESVAVIIRIPYLHTYHDTNLLYATYQIDFWSIIEIGIGITAGSLATLRPLFLWVFETRSYYGGNSRGKKQGEEEHPLSNLSTDAERLHNPSNWGGEFAPEKSNSRLVTTVTSRLSHSDRNQDAMTLGAGSWQALYQVNIQTTIKISEGVDEAI; this comes from the exons ATGCCTGCCGTTCTGATCTGGCACCTGCAAATGGACCGCCGGACAAAGATTGCATTAGCCGGAGTCCTCAGCCTAGGAGCCCT AGAGAGTGTCGCCGTGATCATCCGAATCCCATATCTCCATACCTACCATGACACCAACCTTCTCT ACGCAACCTACCAAATCGACTTTTGGTCCATCATCGAGATCGGAATTGGCATTACCGCAGGAAGCCTCGCCACCCTTCGCCCGTTATTCCTTTGGGTCTTCGAAACTCGATCATACTATGGTGGTAACTCGCGTGGTAAAAAGCAAGGCGAAGAGGAGCATCCTCTGTCGAACCTATCCACGGATGCTGAAAGGTTACATAACCCAAGCAATTGGGGTGGGGAATTTGCTCCAGAAAAGTCGAACAGTCGTCTAGTAACCACCGTCACATCTCGTCTGAGTCATTCGGATAGGAATCAGGATGCTATGACTTTGGGTGCTGGGTCATGGCAGGCACTTTATCAGGTCAATATTCAGACAACAATCAAGATAtcggagggagtggatgaagCAATATGA
- a CDS encoding uncharacterized protein (COG:S;~EggNog:ENOG410Q1Z5) — MPSRWLAQGEVAPGTIIQLMKAKWLVHEKANEHCFQLNEDDLRDRHDPSFACTRLICEARGPNGPVQGHMRYYKQIPIEGTEAEPSIIRAKQAESFSPPELVYLRTLAQKGSTITPRLLDSREDKQDNTGFVPGGFVIWVVWAVVPGLQLGNDFGSAPFWGLSRKERDAVRQAFKDSIKFVILMPFLVAHFD, encoded by the coding sequence ATGCCTTCGCGCTGGCTTGCTCAAGGCGAGGTCGCCCCGGGTACAATCATCCAGCTGATGAAAGCTAAGTGGTTAGTCCACGAGAAAGCTAATGAGCACTGCTTCCAGCTTAACGAGGACGATCTGCGGGACAGACATGACCCCTCCTTTGCCTGTACTCGTCTCATCTGCGAAGCACGTGGACCGAATGGGCCTGTTCAGGGTCATATGCGTTATTATAAGCAGATCCCCATTGAAGGGACGGAAGCCGAGCCTTCTATCATACGAGCCAAGCAAGCAGAATCCTTTAGTCCACCGGAACTAGTGTACCTACGCACTTTGGCCCAGAAGGGATCAACCATCACCCCCCGTCTGCTGGACAGCAGAGAAGACAAGCAGGATAATACTGGCTTTGTTCCCGGTGGATTCGTCATTTGGGTTGTGTGGGCAGTGGTACCAGGACTCCAACTGGGTAATGATTTTGGTTCTGCACCATTCTGGGGGTTGAGTCGGAAAGAGCGGGATGCAGTGCGTCAAGCTTTCAAAGACAGTATCAAGTTTGTCATCCTAATGCCTTTCCTAGTCGCTCATTTTGACTGA
- a CDS encoding Zn(II)2Cys6 transcription factor (COG:K;~EggNog:ENOG410PVDB;~InterPro:IPR036864,IPR007219,IPR001138;~PFAM:PF00172,PF04082;~go_function: GO:0000981 - DNA-binding transcription factor activity, RNA polymerase II-specific [Evidence IEA];~go_function: GO:0003677 - DNA binding [Evidence IEA];~go_function: GO:0008270 - zinc ion binding [Evidence IEA];~go_process: GO:0006351 - transcription, DNA-templated [Evidence IEA];~go_process: GO:0006355 - regulation of transcription, DNA-templated [Evidence IEA]): protein MKLSAMPDHILLEPGASRREMQDKDLISTRHAQFKPSRSRRYACDRCRRQKLKCDFEKPCSLCVRSNFACETTPTPLRKSKRSANTTEERRRNTRRIQHGVSRSSSPSLRSPDTPRNVARLSTNFHGGADEGSRLLPEPHRYAQSSAVELTDQLFHIHDHGAEPSPAHSDTSALPGGPFLSSRITGNRSREENTSFAAYLPGLVLPSRSVCDFLLQSYWKSVHWFMLIFHAPSFEHEYSQMLDSQTVSPRQRGTAVLILMVLALGARYASEEQISRIDISRHDVTSLQETLLSHIRSQFFDVLDTGGVECVQLCILLSTYHLYNGKPNLAMPILGAGIRSAQAQGLHKESLWGPATDIVLEIRKRTWWALYALERFASITYGRPSLINDAHCSVSMPRDMDDISTVHPLMSLAADRSANSQVASTLGTYQRHKFRLYSIAGPIISDIYDLNASNLEAVMMQAAEINTKLVEWFDGLPVELRIERHARLDTSHLTSAETEVCQLFQLQALVLQLAYDNIQIVLHRPFVRYTRCLPLSPGWRNSDARPTSFEQCKHCARRTCSILPRYSKVLLAAQSTHAAAYIAIQNFTAGVTLGMVALSDPGSEQSLDAKRGVANSIALQKTLAASSVVSSQTVRVLEGLFRLIFKREMQTLLDNSPLHMNSPSPKNSLPTSTNDYHHETYQDTNQLNPHASDSFNQPFGTQENTQLLSRNQGALNVSQDTPEARTVVDPDVGQDVATLPCYPEIDRALEAVQQVMWENCDTMAHASSRAMDTTSSSFADAGQQTLATDFIEPGNAFQPTTLTASVADPASHDLNTLHNSLIGQSWVWNQTDLSQ from the exons ATGAAATTATCCGCTATGCCGGATCATATTCTTTTAGAGCCTGGAGCCTCTCGACGAGAAATGCAAGATAAGGATCTCATTTCTACAAGACATGCCCAGTTTAAACCATCGCGCAGCCGTCGATATGCCTGCGATCGATGTCGTAGACAGAAGCTGAAG TGTGACTTTGAGAAGCCGTGCTCTCTGTGTGTAAGGTCCAACTTTGCATGTGAGACCACGCCGACACCTTTGCG AAAGTCTAAACGATCTGCCAATACTACAGAGGAGCGGCGCAGAAACACACGTCGCATACAGCATGGTGTGTCCAGATCATCAAGTCCAAGCCTTCGCAGCCCGGATACTCCAAGAAATGTGGCCCGACTCAGCACGAACTTCCATGGAGGAGCTGATGAGGGGTCGAGATTACTACCGGAACCGCACAGGTACGCCCAATCATCTGCGGTAGAGTTGACGGATCAG CTCTTTCACATCCATGATCATGGAGCAGAACCATCTCCTGCTCACAGTGATACCTCTGCCCTCCCCGGTGGTCCTTTTCTGAGCAGTCGAATTACCGGCAATAGGAGTCGAGAAGAAAACACTAGTTTTGCCGCCTACTTGCCTGGTTTAGTCCTTCCATCCCGGTCGGTGTGTGACTTTCTGCTCCAGTCGTATTGGAAGTCTGTACACTGGTTTATGTTGATATTTCACGCTCCGTCGTTTGAACATGAGTATAGCCAAATGCTTGACAGTCAGACTGTCAGCCCTCGGCAGAGAGGTACGGCAGTTCTAATTCTGATGGTCCTCGCTCTGGGCGCCAGATATGCTTCTGAAGAGCAAATCTCAAGAATTGATATATCCAGACACGACGTTACCTCTTTGCAGGAGACCCTGTTGAGTCATATTAGGTCGCAATTCTTTGATGTGCTAGACACCGGGGGTGTCGAATGTGTACAGCTGTGCATTCTGCTGAGCACTTACCATCTATACAACGGTAAACCGAACTTGGCAATGCCCATATTGGGCGCAGGAATCCGGAGTGCCCAGGCCCAGGGACTTCATAAGGAGAGCCTCTGGGGTCCTGCAACTGATATCGTTTTGGAAATCCGCAAGCGGACTTGGTGGGCCTTATATGCTCTCGAGAG GTTTGCATCGATTACCTATGGCAGGCCATCATTGATCAATGACGCACATTGCTCCGTGAGCATGCCACGGGACATGGATGATATATCAACAGTCCACCCATTGATGAGCTTAGCTGCCGATCGTTCTGCGAACTCCCAAGTGGCGTCTACTTTGGGAACTTACCAACGACACAAATTTAGACTCTATTCAATTGCTGGCCCCATCATTAGCGATATCTATGATCTCAACGCATCGAACCTggaggcggtgatgatgcaGGCTGCAGAAATCAACACGAAACTGGTTGAATGGTTCGATGGACTGCCTGTAGAGTTAAGGATTGAGCGTCATGCCCGCCTGGACACATCACATTTGACGAGTGCCGAAACTGAGGTCTGTCAACTGTTTCAGCTGCAGGCACTGGTTCTCCAATTAGCATATGACAATATCCAGATCGTGCTGCACCGTCCGTTTGTTCGATATACCCGCTGTCTGCCACTTTCACCAGGTTGGCGCAACTCCGATGCGCGCCCGACTAGCTTTGAACAGTGCAAGCATTGTGCTAGGCGCACCTGTAGCATATTGCCGCGGTATTCTAAGGTTCTCCTTGCGGCCCAAAGTACACATGCAGCAGCGTATATCGCCATTCAGAATTTCACCGCCGGAGTCACTTTGGGCATGGTGGCTCTGTCTGACCCGGGCTCCGAACAATCTTTGGATGCTAAAAGAGGTGTTGCGAATTCAATAGCTCTACAAAAGACACTTGCGGCATCATCTGTTGTATCTTCACAAACGGTCAGGGTTCTAGAAGGACTGTTCCGCCTCATATTCAAACGGGAGATGCAAACTTTACTTGATAACTCACCTCTTCATATGAACAGTCCCAGTCCGAAAAACAGCTTGCCAACCTCAACAAACGATTATCACCACGAGACGTACCAAGATACCAATCAGCTGAATCCCCACGCGAGCGACTCATTCAATCAACCATTCGGAACTCAAGAGAACACCCAACTTCTGTCCAGAAACCAAGGTGCCCTGAATGTCTCTCAGGATACCCCAGAAGCGCGCACCGTGGTCGACCCTGACGTTGGTCAGGATGTTGCTACTCTACCCTGTTACCCCGAGATCGACAGGGCACTCGAGGCTGTACAACAAG TAATGTGGGAAAATTGCGATACAATGGCGCATGCAAGCAGTCGTGCTATGGATACGACTAGCTCGAGCTTCGCTGATGCCGGACAACAGACGTTAGCGACCGACTTCATCGAGCCAGGCAACGCATTCCAACCTACGACTTTGACGGCATCAGTAGCAGACCCCGCTAGCCACGATCTAAACACCCTACACAACTCGCTCATTGGCCAGAGCTGGGTATGGAATCAGACAGATCTCTCTCAGTGA
- a CDS encoding Zn(II)2Cys6 transcription factor domain-containing protein (COG:S;~EggNog:ENOG410PV2V;~InterPro:IPR036864,IPR001138;~PFAM:PF00172;~go_function: GO:0000981 - DNA-binding transcription factor activity, RNA polymerase II-specific [Evidence IEA];~go_function: GO:0008270 - zinc ion binding [Evidence IEA];~go_process: GO:0006355 - regulation of transcription, DNA-templated [Evidence IEA]) — MADNYKFMCPRPRSSKACDACRMRKIRCIPNEKGGGVDACRRCAKLGYTCTVNGSLQSTTNEKSPEKQVVKASTHEGDDVVSGLFRNQPKTEEEDEVMQLRQLHRGVLQGRGLGEGYPSTLIDPNISVGDAVDCNSRSSKISLNMEEAEQLLLQFRQQRAYFPFIDVLEGTTAASMASSQPFLLLAILTVSLTRKPLLQKRLDERFRRVLSERVICYGAKSMDYVQGLLVYMAWRPLHIRPLSRQGSQFMQILVTMISDLKLTEKMHDQAARDICLGCFSLSSLLSVGFRRRGDDIAYKYLKQAVDAKQRLNQPYDEQFQLSKLHVLFEKTVRCHIECGPLKCSITKQRKVEEKMESLRLELQIFERVHGPSTTSDICFLSLASMSPIWTDFQIKTRSGMLIYLESLSHRMSRLSVTKAGETPDVFFMFKSVLDIVLSTYAPTSGDSSSLTSTSRRGNALEREETGRDVAATSSTPLTRCPMVNGSIRESEFWEAMKQSDVYLEGLTSGVNGEDVYKSGVDSLLADCGDWPSIFSEWVNVSVN; from the exons ATGGCGGACAATTATAAGTTCATGTGTCCGCGTCCGCGGAGCTCCAAAGCTTGCGATGCATGTAGAATGCGGAAAATCAGGTGTATACCTAACGAGAAAGGCGGCGGGGTAGACGCCTGTCGAAG ATGCGCAAAGCTTGGATACACATGTACAGTTAACGGGAGTCTCCAATCGACGAC AAATGAAAAGAGCCCCGAGAAGCAAGTGGTGAAAGCTTCTACGCATGAAGGTGACGATGTTGTCTCAGGACTATTTCGAAACCAGCcaaaaacagaagaagaagacgaggtAATGCAGCTACGCCAACTGCATCGCGGTGTATTGCAAGGCCGGGGTCTCGGCGAAGGGTATCCTAGTACCCTAATAGATCCCAATATCAGCGTCGGTGATGCTGTGGACTGTAATTCTAGGTCTAGCAAGATCAGCCTGAACATGGAAGAGGCCGAACAGCTACTATTGCAGTTCAGACAGCAAAGGGCCTACTTTCCATTCATCGATGTGCTCGAGGGGACTACAGCGGCGTCAATGGCATCATCTCAACCCTTCTTATTACTAGCTATTCTGACCGTATCCTTGACGCGGAAGCCGCTTCTGCAAAAGAGGCTGGATGAGCGATTCCGCCGTGTACTAAGTGAAAGAGTTATATGCTATGGTGCAAAGAGCATGGATTATGTTCAAGGTCTACTGGTTTATATGGCGTG GCGTCCGTTACATATCCGACCGCTTAGTCGCCAGGGCTCGCAGTTCATGCAGATACTTGTGACTATGATATCTGACTTGAAGCTTACGGAGAAGATGCACGATCAGGCTGCTCGAGACATCTGCCTTGGGTGTTTTAGTCTTTCATCCCT GTTATCCGTTGGCTTCCGACGGCGTGGTGATGACATCGCATATAAGTATCTCAAACAAGCGGTGGATGCCAAACAGCGGTTAAACCAACCGTATGACGAACAGTTTCAACTCTCGAAACTTCACGTCCTATTTGAGAAGACAGTGCGCTGCCACATAGAATGTGGCCCTCTGAAATGCTCAATCACCAAACAACGGAAAGTCGAAGAGAAAATGGAATCTCTCCGCCTAGAACTACAGATATTTGAACGAGTACATGGCCCCAGCACCA CCTCCGACATCTGTTTCCTATCTCTTGCTTCTATGAGCCCTATATGGACCGACTTCCAAATCAAGACACGATCAGGCATGTTGATCTATCTCGAGAGTCTTTCTCATCGAATGTCGAGACTTTCCGTCACAAAGGCTGGAGAGACCCCTGATGTATTTTTTATGTTCAAGTCGGTGTTGGATATCGTGCTCTCCACATATGCTCCGACCAGCGGGGACTCTTCATCCCTAACGTCAACAAGCCGTAGGGGAAACGCTCTTGAGAGAGAGGAAACTGGCCGGGATGTGGCTGCTACTTCGTCCACACCTTTGACCCGCTGCCCCATGGTCAACGGGAGTATCCGAGAGTCAGAGTTCTGGGAGGCCATGAAACAGAGTGATGTGTACCTAGAAGGGTTGACGAGCGGGGTGAACGGTGAGGATGTGTACAAATCGGGAGTAGATAGTTTGCTCGCTGATTGTGGGGATTGGCCGAGCATCTTTTCAGAATGGGTCAACGTGTCAGTAAATTAA
- a CDS encoding uncharacterized protein (COG:S;~EggNog:ENOG410PP0G;~InterPro:IPR006680,IPR032466,IPR032465;~PFAM:PF04909;~SECRETED:SignalP(1-19);~go_function: GO:0016787 - hydrolase activity [Evidence IEA];~go_function: GO:0016831 - carboxy-lyase activity [Evidence IEA]): MLGIRSLLLTVLSAWVVAGHNLRANNISTGYRIDVHSHVIPPVWREALIAAGYPVKNGTLYTDDFPVPDWTLESHLATMDTLGINFSTISVSAPGVYFLNDPKEAHALARTVNLAMHNYTQAHPTRLGALCLLPLPHVKESVAELEFCLDTLKFPGVGMYTNANGTYLGNSSLGPVFSVLNERQATVFVHPAAPGCQSVSLGYPSPLTEYPFDSVRAMENLLLTGQRAKNPDVKMIFAHGGGAMPYLASRIAGMASMSLLGSLNMTKSLAELAGYYFDTASATSAIQLAAMQSFIGVEQILTGTDYPYVPLSQSEAALPAIQGNGEFTDAQMARINHQNALSLFPRVAKVLGY, translated from the exons ATGCTGGGCATCAGATCTCTGTTACTTACCGTGTTGTCTGCATGGGTGGTCGCAGGGCATAACCTTCGGGCGAACAACATCAGCACAGGCTACCGGATCGATGTTCACTCTCATGTCATTCCTCCGGTTTGGAGAGAGGCCCTGATTGCTGCTGGCTATCCTGTGAAAAATGGAACGCTCTATACTGACGATTTCCCAGTGCCCGACTGGACGCTGGAATCACACCTGGCCACGATGGACACCTTGGGCATCAACTTTTCGACCATTAGCGTGAGTGCTCCCGGGGTCTACTTCCTCAATGATCCTAAAGAGGCGCATGCGCTCGCCCGCACCGTCAATCTTGCCATGCATAATTACACCCAGGCTCATCCGACTCGACTGGGGGCGCTTTGTCTGTTGCCCCTTCCACATGTAAAAGAATCCGTAGCCGAACTGGAG TTTTGCCTTGATACACTCAAGTTCCCTGGTGTGGGCATGTACACCAACGCCAACGGTACCTACCTTGGCAATTCGTCTCTTGGTCCCGTCTTTTCGGTCTTGAATGAGCGACAGGCCACCGTGTTCGTCCATCCGGCGGCTCCAGGATGTCAGTCCGTGAGCTTGGGCTACCCGTCCCCTTTGACGGAGTACCCATTCGACAGCGTGCGGGCGATGGAGAACCTGTTATTGACTGGCCAGCGCGCTAAGAACCCCGATGTCAAGATGATCTTCGCCCACGGCGGGGGCGCCATGCCGTATCTGGCCAGCCGTATTGCCGGAATGGCGTCCATGTCGTTGCTGGGGTCTCTGAATATGACCAAATCCCTGGCGGAGCTTGCAGGTTATTACTTTGACACGGCATCTGCCACCTCAGCAATTCAACTCGCTGCCATGCAAAGTTTCATTGGGGTGGAACAGATTCTGACTGGAACCGATT ACCCGTATGTTCCCCTTTCACAGAGCGAGGCCGCGCTCCCTGCCATTCAGGGCAACGGCGAATTCACTGATGCCCAGATGGCGCGCATCAACCACCAGAATGCGCTTTCACTGTTTCCGCGGGTTGCCAAGGTGTTGGGCTATTGA
- a CDS encoding uncharacterized protein (COG:S;~EggNog:ENOG410PNIK;~InterPro:IPR029062,IPR002818;~PFAM:PF01965) — protein MSTPFDLRNPGRPVHVGVVLLNTVTEHLDIAPVGFFHNFSTSFIKNLPPFAISDDLRSQALDFVTHWVTEDGTTPGSLSGNLKVIPTDSFATCPPLDIVLIGAGQMGYQATTTEKNFLRKCYAECSAFLSVCGASDALLATGILEGKTATGPLSFLPLFREIAPGTNWVQKRWVRDGKMWTTGTLLNGLDMIAAFGREVWGGEGTLVEHVLLTGYFPSRNVDYEDEK, from the exons ATGTCTACTCCCTTCGACCTTCGCAACCCCGGACGCCCAGTCCATGTCGGCGTTGTCCTGTTGAATAC TGTAACTGAACACCTTGACATTGCACCCGTTGGCTTCTTCCACAACTTCAGCACCTCCTTCATCAAAAACCTCCCACCATTCGCCATCTCCGACGACCTCAGATCCCAAGCCCTAGACTTCGTCACCCACTGGGTCACAGAAGATGGCACGACCCCGGGCTCCCTGAGCGGAAACCTCAAAGTCATCCCCACG GACTCCTTCGCCACCTGCCCACCCCTCGACATCGTGCTCATCGGCGCCGGTCAAATGGGCTACCAAGCCACCACTACAGAGAAAAATTTCCTCCGGAAGTGCTACGCCGAATGTTCCGCATTCTTGTCTGTTTGCGGTGCGTCGGACGCCCTCCTAGCGACGGGCATCTTGGAAGGCAAGACGGCGACAGGTCCACTTTCGTTTCTGCCATTGTTTCGTGAGATAGCTCCGGGCACGAACTGGGTGCAGAAGAGATGGGTGAGGGATGGAAAGATGTGGACTACGGGGACGTTGTTAAACGGCCTGGATATGATTGCTGCGTTCGGGAGGGAGGTTTGGGGTGGGGAAGGGACTCTGGTGGAACATGTCCTTCTGACAGGGTATTTTCCGAGCAGGAATGTGGAttatgaggatgagaagtgA